The genome window TCTTAAAAGATGCCTCAGCAACTTCACTTTATGGTTCTAGGGGTGCCAACGGTGTTGTGATGGTGACAACAAAGAGAGCTAAAGACGGAACTTCTCAATTTAACTTCTCTGCCAAGTCAGGTATCACACAACTGAACCAAGGTAACTTCGAATTGATGGACGGTCAGGAAATGGTCAACTACTATAAGAAGTTTCCTAACCAAGGAGATATTCCTGCCATGATTACCGACAATTACAGTCAATTAGCGAAACAAAATTACGACTGGGTCGACAATGGTACACAAAATGGTATCGCTCAGGATTATAACTTAAGTTATACTGGAGGTACAGATAAAATTAGAACGTTTATTTCTGGTGGATACTATAACGAATCGGGTGCTGTTCAAGGGTTTGATTATGAGCGTTATACTACGCGTATGAACTTGGATTACTCAGTAAATGACAAGCTGACTTTCAAGCCAAAAATAGCCTTAACGTATAAGGAAACGGAAGATAGACAACACGATTTGTACGAAATGTACAGAAACATGCCTTGGGATAATCCTTACGGAGCCGATGGCAAACCTGTTAATCCAAGAGATCCTAATGTAGTTTGGTACGGTAGAGATATGAATAACTACTTGTATGATTTACAGTGGAACTATGGTGAAACAAGTAGCCTAGACATGATCGCCAACTTTGATATTGAGTACGATATTTCAAAGCATTTCAAGTTTGTATCGACGAACTCTATTACTACGATGAACGGTAATACCTATTACTACACAGACCCTCAGTCGATTGCAGGTGAGGCGATGATTGGTAATATCAACCAAAGTAAATCGAACGGAGTGAACCGTTTTACTAACCAAATGTTACGTTACTTCAATACTTTTGGAAAGCATGATATCAATGCGTTAGTCGCTTATGAATACAACGATTATGCATTCAATAATATCAGTGCACAAGGTAATGGTATCATTCCAGGAACAAAGATTTTAGACGGAACAGCGATTCCTCAAACGGTACAAGGTACTAAGTATGACTATGCTTTACAGTCGTTCTTATTCAATGCGAATTACTCTTACGATGAGAAATATATGGCCCAGTTCTCATTCAGAACAGATGGTGCTTCTAACGTAGGAATTAATAATAGATACGGTAGCTTCTTCTCGATTAGTGGTGGATGGAACATCAACAACGAAGACTTTATCAATTCTAACAATATTACGATGTTTAAGCTAAGAGGTAGTTATGGTTCGTTGGGTAACAGACCTGAGTCTATGTACCCTTACCAGAATTTATACTACTTAGACTATAGCTATAATGGTATCCCTGCAGCGATTCCAGGACAATATCCTAATTATGATTTAAGCTGGGAGAAGTCTTACCAAGGCAATATCGCCATCGATTTTGGATTATGGGATAAGCTAAACTTTACGGTGGAATACTATAATATCAATACTTCAGATTTATTGTATTACGTAAAACTTCCTTCTGTGAGTGGATTCGACGGATACTGGGAGAATGTTGGTGGCGTAACCAACAAAGGTTTTGAATTCTTTATGTCTTATGATGCAGTTCAAAGAAAAGACTTCAGCTTAGGTTTCGATTTCAACATTGGTATCAACAGAAACCAAGTAACTGAAGTATACGAAGACCAAGATGTAATCAGAGGTAATAAAATCACAAAAGTAGGTTCTGATATCGATACTTGGTATTTAAGAAAGTGGGCAGGGGTAGATCCTCAGACGGGTAACCCAACTTGGGAAAGAGTCGACCCTGAAACAGGTGAGGTAACTATTACTGACGATTACGCTCAGGCGACATTACAAGAAGTAGGTACTTCTACACCGAACTTCCAAGGTGGTGTAACGCTTAGAGCAGAATACAAAGGTATTTTCTTAAACGCCAACTTTGCTTACTCACATGGAGCCATGATTTACAATATGGCTAGAGAAACTTACGATTCTGATGGTGCATATGCTTCTTACAATCAAATGAAGTTACAAGACGGTTGGAGCCGTTGGGAAAAGCCAGGCGATGTAGCCACACACCCAAGAATGGAATACAACAACCAAAGCCAGTCGAACAAACCTTCTTCTAGATACTTGGAGGATGGTAGCTACCTGAGATTAAGAAACCTATCGTTTGGATATCGTTTACCAAACAAACTGACGGAGAAGATGAACATTAAAAATGCTAGAATTTACTTCTCAGGAGACAATTTATGGACATTAACTGGATATTCTGGAATGGACCCAGAAGTGGGAGATGGCTCAGATATGAGTGCTTTTTATCCTGTACCTAAACGTTTTATGTTCGGTCTTAATTTTTCATTCTAACCTAAATTCTTGATAAAAAATGAACTACACTAAATATATATTTCTAGCATTTATAGTTTCCCTTTTCTACTCTTGTGATATTCACAGAGACCCTTATAACTCGATTGATGCAGACGACCTTTTGGGTACTGAGGCTGGACTACAAACAGCAACGAATGGTAATTATGCCAATTTGAAAGGAAAGAAAGATGAGTCGGCTTGGTTTGATGACTGGCACCGAATCACAGAGTATCCTACAGATAATGTATCCTTGAGTGGTACAACAACAGACCCATTATTTTATTTCTACAACTTTAGAAATATCCCGAATAACTCTCGTTCATCAAGATTCTGGAGTTACTCGTACAGAACGATTGTAGGGTGTAACCAAATTATTGAGAAGGCAGAAAAAGCAGTGTCTCCTTCTATGGATCACCTGATTGGAGAGAACTATTACCTAAGAGGCATGTTGATGTTCTATTTGGTGAACGTATACGGTAGACCTTATACGCAAGGACCCGATAATTTGGGAGTACCGATTAAGTTATCTACGGATGTAACGGACTTACCACCAAGAGCAAAAGTTGGGGAAGTGTACGAACAAATCCTTGAAGACTTAAAGATGGCAGAAGAGCTGATGACATTGAACAAAAGCAATGTGTATGCAAGCAAAGAAGCTGCTCAAGCTTTACTATCAAGAGTATACCTTTATATGGACGACTTAGATAACAGTATTGAGTATTCGAATAAAGTGATCAACTC of Flammeovirga agarivorans contains these proteins:
- a CDS encoding SusC/RagA family TonB-linked outer membrane protein — its product is MKRLIFTLTIILSSLQLLLAQDNVLTGVVNDGGANSTLPGVSVLIKGTTKGAITDFDGKFSIPKPNQGDVIVFTYVGMKSQEITYNGQKDIDITLQPDVKELDDIVIVAYGAQKKTSVTGAVAKLDSEELVDVTTPNVSGMLQSKAAGVQVASTSGQPGATTEIRIRGKASMNASIDPLWVVDGVIMHGVPEINPADIENISILKDASATSLYGSRGANGVVMVTTKRAKDGTSQFNFSAKSGITQLNQGNFELMDGQEMVNYYKKFPNQGDIPAMITDNYSQLAKQNYDWVDNGTQNGIAQDYNLSYTGGTDKIRTFISGGYYNESGAVQGFDYERYTTRMNLDYSVNDKLTFKPKIALTYKETEDRQHDLYEMYRNMPWDNPYGADGKPVNPRDPNVVWYGRDMNNYLYDLQWNYGETSSLDMIANFDIEYDISKHFKFVSTNSITTMNGNTYYYTDPQSIAGEAMIGNINQSKSNGVNRFTNQMLRYFNTFGKHDINALVAYEYNDYAFNNISAQGNGIIPGTKILDGTAIPQTVQGTKYDYALQSFLFNANYSYDEKYMAQFSFRTDGASNVGINNRYGSFFSISGGWNINNEDFINSNNITMFKLRGSYGSLGNRPESMYPYQNLYYLDYSYNGIPAAIPGQYPNYDLSWEKSYQGNIAIDFGLWDKLNFTVEYYNINTSDLLYYVKLPSVSGFDGYWENVGGVTNKGFEFFMSYDAVQRKDFSLGFDFNIGINRNQVTEVYEDQDVIRGNKITKVGSDIDTWYLRKWAGVDPQTGNPTWERVDPETGEVTITDDYAQATLQEVGTSTPNFQGGVTLRAEYKGIFLNANFAYSHGAMIYNMARETYDSDGAYASYNQMKLQDGWSRWEKPGDVATHPRMEYNNQSQSNKPSSRYLEDGSYLRLRNLSFGYRLPNKLTEKMNIKNARIYFSGDNLWTLTGYSGMDPEVGDGSDMSAFYPVPKRFMFGLNFSF